The Streptomyces capitiformicae genome contains the following window.
TCCTGGTCCTACCGAGCGACGGCTACAACGTGCTGCCCCTGGCAGGCGAGCAGCTGCGGTCGTACGGCGTCGAGGTGCGCAGCGCCCCGACGGGCGGCGACGCTCAGCTCGACCTTCTCGACGGCGCCAAGCTGCTGTGGCTGGAGACGCCCTCCAATCCGGGGCTCGACGTATGCGATGTACGGCGGCTCTGCGAGGCGGCACGCGCGCGTGGATGTCTCGTCGCCGTCGACAACACCCTGGCGACACCGCTCGGGCAGCGGCCGCTGGAGCTCGGCGCCGACTTCGCGGTGGCCAGCGGCACCAAGCAGCTGACCGGCCACGGGGACGTCCTGCTCGGGTACGTGGTCGGGCGCGACGCTTCCGCGATGGAGGCCGTACGACGCTGGCGCAAGATCGTCGGAGCGATTCCGGGGCCGATGGAGGCCTGGCTCGCGCACCGCTCGCTCGCCACGCTCCAGCTGCGGGCCGACAGGCAGAGCGTCAACGCCCTCGCCGTCGCCGAGGCGCTCATGGGATGGCCCGGGGTGGCCGGGGTGCGCTATCCGGGGCTACCCGACGACCCCTCGCACAAGATCGCCTCGCAGCAGATGCGACGCTTCGGGTGCGTGGTGTCGTTCTCGTTGCCCACACGCGCGTGTGCCGAGCGTTTTCTCGACGCGCTGCACCTTGTGGACGACGCGACGAGCTTCGGCGGGGTGCGGTCCACCGCCGAACGGCGCGGACGGTGGGGAGGCGACGCGGTTTCGGAAGGCTTCATCCGTTTCTCGGCCGGCGCGGAGGACACCGACGACTTGGTGGCGGATGTGCTGCATGCGCTCTCTGTGGCTACTGATTAGTACTCCGCTACGTACAACGGACGGTCCGAGCCTCCCCCCTCGTGGCTCGGACCGTCCCGGTTCCGCGCGCGAAGAACCGCGCGAACAAGGCTAATTGACTCTGTGTCAGTGTCCAATCACAGTAGCGACAGAGACCTATCGACTTATTTATAGTTGGGCGCTCCGGGGGTGGCGAGGGGAGGGGCGACCATGGATCTGGCCTTACTGCGGACGTTCGTGACCGTGCACCGCGCCGGCTCCTTCACTCGCGCCGCAGCGCTGCTCGGCCTCTCGCAACCGGCCGTCACCTCGCAGATCCGCACGCTCGAACGACAGCTGGGTCGTCCCCTCTTCCTCCGCCAGGCCCGGGGAGTGACCCCGACGACCATCGGCGACGAGCTCGCCCACAAGGCGGCGCCGCATCTCGACGCGCTCGTGGAGATCGCCGAGACCGGCCTGGACGAC
Protein-coding sequences here:
- a CDS encoding cystathionine gamma-lyase; amino-acid sequence: MSTENPPSNPGDGTRVVRAGLPEPVKHEPTLPGPVFAAHYHLPGDATGPYAYGRDQNPTWTLLERAIGELEAPGQDDVETLAFSSGMAAISAVLFSQLRTGDVLVLPSDGYNVLPLAGEQLRSYGVEVRSAPTGGDAQLDLLDGAKLLWLETPSNPGLDVCDVRRLCEAARARGCLVAVDNTLATPLGQRPLELGADFAVASGTKQLTGHGDVLLGYVVGRDASAMEAVRRWRKIVGAIPGPMEAWLAHRSLATLQLRADRQSVNALAVAEALMGWPGVAGVRYPGLPDDPSHKIASQQMRRFGCVVSFSLPTRACAERFLDALHLVDDATSFGGVRSTAERRGRWGGDAVSEGFIRFSAGAEDTDDLVADVLHALSVATD